The sequence below is a genomic window from Deinococcus carri.
GCGGTCACTGTCCCAGCCCAGGCGAATCTTGGCGCTCACGTCGAGCGTGGTCGCCTGGCGCATGGCCCGCACCAGCTCGTAGGCCACCTCGGGCGTCTGGAGCAGGCAGGCCCCGCCGCGCCCCCGGACCTTGGGCACCGGGCAGCCCATGTTCAGGTCGAGGGCGGCGGGCGCGAACCACGCCTCGGCGCGGGCCACGGCCGCTGCCAGAATGTCGGGTTCGGCCCCGAACAGTTGCACCACCCGCCCCGCCTCGCCGGGATAGGGGCGGCCCAGCGTGAGCTTCTCGCTGTCGCCGCCCAGCACCAGGCCGCGCGAGCTGATCATCTCACTGACGGTCCACAGCGCCCCCTGCTCGGCGGCGAGCTGGCGCATGGGGGCATCGCTGTAACCCGCCATCGGGGCCAGCACCGCACCGGGCCGCGCGAGCCTGCGGGCATAGAAACCGGGGCCGCCGGTGGGGGAAGGGGCAGTCATCCCGGCAGGGTAGCGCAGCCCCTCCCCCGCTGCGTGAAGTGAGCCTAAGCCCGGCAGGTGCCCCTTTTCACGCCGCGGGCCGGGGAGGGAGGGGTATGCTACGCGCAGTCCGGCTTTCTTCGTCTCTTTCTTCAACCCGCCCGCCGGACGGGAGGCTTACGACCTTGAACGTCACGCCGCTGGCGCTTCACCACGCGCCGCTGCTCCACACGCTGTACGCCGCTGCACCGGGCTATTTCGAGCTGCTCGGCACCCGTGTCCCCAGCCCCCGCGAGGTCGAGCGCGACGTGGAGATCGCGCTGCTCGACCCCCGCCGCCGCCTGGAACTCCTGTTCGACGCCGCCGGGGAACTGGTGGGCAGCCTCGACTGCAAGCTCGACTACCCCGAGGCCGGCGACCTGACCATCAACCTGCTGCTGATCCGCGAGGACCGGCAGTCGCAGGGGCTGGGGCGGCAGGCCGTGCGCGACCTCGAAGCCCGCCTGCCCCCCGGCACGGGCCGCATCCTCGCCAGCGTGCTGGGCAACAACCCCCGCGGTGCCCGGTTCTGGGAACGCCTGGGCTACACCTTCGCCCGCGACGCCCGCCCCGTCATGACCTGGTACGCCAAGCCGGTGGGCACCCTGCCCGTCCAGGCGGGCGAGAAGACAGACCTCGGGACGGTCAGCCTCGTCAGGCATTAGGGGCGGTGCCCAGAAAGGTTCGGCAACCTTTCTGGGCCGAACGAAGTGAGAAACCGTGATAAGGGCGGCGCGCAGTGGAGTTGCTGCCCAGGACGCGCGGCAACGTAACGGAGTGCCGCCCTGGGTGTGGCCTGCCGCCCAACAGCCCAGCGCGGCGGACGGTCGGACCGTTTCACCCTCTAGACTCCATACCGTGATCGTGAAATACGGCGGGAACGCCATGAAAAGCCTGGAGCTGCGGCGGGCGGTGGCGGGGGAAATCGCGGCGCTGCGGGCCGGGGTGTCGGTCGTGGTGGTGCATGGGGGCGGCCCCGTGATCGAGCGCGAACTCGCCGCGCGGGGCATTGCCAGCGAGTTCCGGCAGGGCCTGCGGGTGACCACGCCGGAAGCGATGGACGTGGTCGAGATGGCGCTGTGCCAGCTCAACAAGCAGCTCAGCCAGGATGTGGGCCTGGCCGTGGGCCTGATGGGGCGCGACTCGGCCCTGCTGGTCGCGGAGGTGCTGGACCCCGCGCTGGGCCGCGTCGGGCGCGTGACCGGGGTGAACGCCGCCCTGCTCCGGACGCTGCTGGGGGCGGGCATCACGCCGGTCGTGGGCTGCGTGGCGGTGGGGCCGGACGGGGGCGCGCTGAACGTGAACGCCGACACGGCCGCCGGGGCGGTCGCGGGGGCGCTGGGCGACGGCATCGTGTTCCTGACCGATGTGGCGGGCGTGTACCGCGCCTACCCCGACCCCGCCAGCCTGGCCCCCCACCTCACCCGCGCGGAGGCAGAGGAAGGCATCCACGCGGGCTGGATCGCCGGGGGCATGGTGCCCAAGGTCAGGGCTGCCCTGGACGCCCTGGACGCCGGAGCGCCCTTCGCCGTCATCGCCAGCGGGATGCAGGCGGGCGTGCTAGCGGCAGCGGTGCGCGGGGAGGCGGGAACGCGGGTCACGCCCTGAGGGGCGGGCAGACGGCTCGGGGCAGAAGGCAGAAGGCCAAAAACCGGGGGGAGCCTTCTGCCTTCTGCGCCCTCACCTCGTGAGGCTGAACACCAGCGTGTCCCGCAGTTCTGTGGGGTCGTGGGCGGCCACGTCGTCGTTGACCAGGGTGGCGTCCAGGGTGTAGCCCAGGGCGCGGGGGATACGGGCGCTGCGTTCGTTGCAGCGGTCACAGCGAATCTCGATGCGGCGCAGGCCCAGGCCGCCCTCCTCCGGGGAACGCAGGGCCAGGTCGGTCAGGGCGCGGGCCACCTCGGTCGCGTAGCCCTGCCCCGCGTGCGCGCTGGCTATCCAGTAGCCGATCTCGCCCTTCGGCACGCGCCAGTCGAGGGCGTGGTAGCCGCTGCTGCCGAGCAGCTCGGTGCCCTCCGCATTCCAGACGTGGTAACGCAGGTTCTCCCGCGCCGCGAAGCGTTCCGCCGCCTCCCGCAGGTTCTCCACCGTGCCGGGCAGGTCCAGGGGGTTCTGCGCCCACACCATCCACCGCCGCAACTCGGGCAGCGAGGCCCGAATCGCGGCGTGCAGGGCGGGAGCGTCCTCGGGGCGCGGCGCGCGCAGGAGGAGGCGAGGAGTGCGGACCTCGGCGGGAACGTCGGGGAGGGCGGGGGCAGTCATGTGGGGAATGTAAGGGATGCGGAAGGCAGAAGGCCGGTGGCCGAGGCTCCCGCAAGCCTTCTGCCTTCTGCCCCCCCTCAGGGAATCAACGCTTCCAGCCGCGCCAGCCGCGCCCGCAGCGTCTCCCGGTCCGGCGCGACGAGGTTCACGTGCCCCAGCTTGCGCCCCGGACGGGAGGCCTTGTGGTAGAGGTGCAGCCGGGTGCCGGGCAGGGCGTCGATGCCGGCCCAGTCGGGTTCCCGCCCATCTGCGGTCCCGATGATGTTCACCATCGCAGTGGGGTGCAGCGGTGCCCAGTCGGCCAGCGGCAGGCCCAGCACCGCGCGCACCTGCGCCTCGAACTGGCTGAGGCCCCCGCCATCCTGCGTGAGGTGCCCGCTGTTGTGGACGCGCGGGGCGACCTCGTTGACCAGCAGCTCGCCGCCTGGCAACTGGAAGAACTCCAGCGTGAGCAGGCCTTCCAGCCCCCACGCTTCCGCGACGGCGCGGGCCATCTCGCGGGCGCGGGCGGTGGTGCCCTCCGGCGCGGCGGCGGGAAAAACACTGGTGCGGAGGATGCCCTGGCGGTGCGTATTCTCGACCAGCGGCCCGAAGGCCACCGCGCCCGCCGCATTCCGGGCCACCGCCAGGCTCACCTCGCGCTCGAAGGAAATGAGGCCCTCCAGCACGCAGGGCACGCGGCCCAGGGTGTCCCAGGCGGCGCGCAACTGCGCCTCGCTGTCCACGCGCGCCTGGCCCTTGCCGTCGTAGCCCAGTTGGCTGGTCTTGAGGATGCCGCGCCCGCCCACCGCCTCCAGCGCCCCCGTCAGGTCCGCCTCGTGTTCGAGGGGCACGAAGGGGGCCGTCTGCACGCCGGCCGCGCGCAACGCCTCCTTCTCGCGCGCCCGGTGCTTGCTGCGGGCCAGCAGGGCACCGCCAGGGCGCACCGGCACCCGCCCTTCCAGCGCCGCGAGGGCCTCGACCGGCACGTTCTCGAACTCCAGGGTCACGGCGTCGCAGGCTGCGAGGCGTGCCAGCCCGGCGGGGTCGGTGTACCCAGCCTGGAGATGCTCGGCGCACAGCCGCGCGGGGGCCTGCGGGTCGGGTTCCAGCACCACGACCTTCACGCCCAGCGGCAGGGCGGCCAGGGCGAGCATCTGGGCGAGCTGGCCGCCGCCGAGGATGCCGAGGGAGAGGGATGAGGGATGAGGGATGAGGGATGAGGGGGTCATTCTGCTCCCGCTTCCGGGTGGTCCTCGAAGAAGGGGTCGTCGAGCACGGCCTGGGTCTGGGTTTGACGGAAGGCATCCAGCCTTTCGCGCACGGCCCCGTCCGTCGTGGCGAGCAGGGCGGCGGCGAAGAGGGCGGCGTTTTTGGCACCTGCCTGGCCGATGGCGAAGGTCGCCACCGGGATTCCGGCGGGCATCTGCACGATGCTCAGGAGGCTGTCCTGGCCGCCCAGGGCGCGGGACTGGACGGGTACGCCCAGCACCGGCACGCGCGTGAAGGCCGCGAGCATGCCCGGCAGGTGGGCCGCGCCGCCTGCCCCCGCGATGATGCAGCTCAGGTTCAGGCGCTCGGCCCGGGCGGCGTAGCTGGCGAGCAGGTGCGGCGTGCGGTGGGCCGACAGCACCCGCACCTCGTAGGGCACCCCCAGCTCGCGCAGCACGTCCAGCGCGCCCTGCATGGTGTCAAAATCGCTGCGGCTGCCCATCACCACGCCCACGCGGGGCGTTCCTTGTCCGTCGGTCACGGGCTGCATGCTACCGTCCCCCACGCCTGGGGCGGTACGGTGAGCCATGCGCGTTCAGGACATGAACTGGGAACAGGTGGAAACGTACCTCCAGCAAGACGACCGCTGCGTGCTGCCGCTGGGCTGCACCGAACAGCACGCCACGCTGAGCCTCGCCACCGACAGCCTGCTGGCCGGGCGGGTGGCGGCGGAGGCGGCCGCGCCGCTGGGCATTCCAGTGTTTCCCGTCCTCGCCTACGGCATCACGCCCACCTTCACGGCGTACCCCGGCACCGTCAGTCTGCGCGTCACGACGTACCTCGCCCTGCTCGACGACCTGCTGAGCGGCCTGCATGCGCAGGGCTTCCGCCGCATCCTGGTGGTGAACGGCCACGGCGGGAACGCGCCCGGTCAGGGCTGGCTGGGCGAGTGGCTCTCGCGTCATCCGGACGCGCGGGTGCAGTGGCACAACTGGTGGAACGCGCCGCGCACCTGGGCCGCCGTGCAGGCGACCGATTCCCTCGCCAGCCACGCGAGCTGGATGGAGAACTTCCCCTGGACACGGCTGGAAGGGGTCGCCGCGCCCGAGGAACGCAAGCCGCTGGTGGACCTGGCCGCGCTCCGGCAGCTGCCCCCAGGGCGGGTGCGCGAGATGCTGGGCGACGGCAACTACGGCGGCCTGCACGTGCGGCCCGAGGGGGACATGCTGGGCATCTGGCAGGAGGCCGTGGCGGAAACGCGGGAGCTGCTGGAGCGCGGGTGGACGGACTGAGAGGCAGCCAAACTTCCAGCCACCCGCAGCCAGCTTTCAGCCACCAGCGGAACGCCTGCGCTAGCTTTGGCGCATGACCGCCGCCCCGGATTACGACTGGCTGTACGCGCGCACCCGCGCGGGCCGCGACCGGGGACCGGAGAGCGCGCGGGCGCTGCTGGACCGCCTCGGCGCACCTGACACGTGCTTCGCGTCCATCCGCGTGGTCGGCACCAACGGCAAGGGCAGCACCTGCGCGATGCTGGAAGCGGGGCTGCTGGCTGCTGGCATCCGCGCGGGCCGCTTCACCAGCCCGCACCTCCAGCGGTACGAGGAACGGGTGCGGGTGAAGGGGCAGGAGCTGGCCCCCACCCGCACCGCCGCCTTTATCGAGTGGGCCAAGGAACACGCGCCGGACGCGGCCTTTTTCGACCTTACCCTGGCCCTGGCCGCGCAGGTCTTTGCGGAGGGCGGTGTCGAGGTCGCCGTGATGGAAGCCGGGGTGGGCGGCGTCAGCGACGCCACGCAGGCGCTGAGGAACGTCCGGGCCGTCGCCCTGACCAACGTGGACCTCGACCACGTGGCCGCCCTGGGGCCGACCCTGCGCGACATCGCCCGCGACAAGGCCCAGGCCGCCCGGCCCGGCGTGCCGCTGCTGACCACGGCCACCGGGGAGGCGCTGGAGGTGGTCCGCGAGGTGGCGGCCGGGGTGGGCGCGCCCCTCTGCACGCCGCAGACGCACCCGGCCCTGTTCGCCCTCCCCCACCCGCCCCGGCTGGCGGGCGCACACCAGCAGGCGAACGCCGCGCTGGCCGCCGCCACCCTGCGCACGCTGGGCCACGGGCAGGGGGTGGAGGCCGCGCTGAATGCTGCCCACCCCGCGCGCCTGGAACGCTTCGAGGTCGGCGGGAAGACCGTCCTGCTCGACGGCGCGCACAACCCGCACGCGGCGCGCGCCCTGGCCGCCAGCGTGCCCCGCGCCGACGTGCTGCTGTTCGGCAACCTCGCCCGCAAGGACACGGCCGCGACCCTGGCCCCGCTGCTGGCCGTGGCCCCCCTGCGGGTCTTCACCGCGCCAGGTGACCTCGCCACACCCCCGGAAGACCTCGCTGGGGAGTACGGTGGGCAGGCCATCCCCCGGCCGCCGGAAGCCCTGGCCCACGCCCTGGCCCTGACCCCGCCCGGCGG
It includes:
- a CDS encoding creatininase family protein, yielding MRVQDMNWEQVETYLQQDDRCVLPLGCTEQHATLSLATDSLLAGRVAAEAAAPLGIPVFPVLAYGITPTFTAYPGTVSLRVTTYLALLDDLLSGLHAQGFRRILVVNGHGGNAPGQGWLGEWLSRHPDARVQWHNWWNAPRTWAAVQATDSLASHASWMENFPWTRLEGVAAPEERKPLVDLAALRQLPPGRVREMLGDGNYGGLHVRPEGDMLGIWQEAVAETRELLERGWTD
- a CDS encoding glutamate ligase domain-containing protein; its protein translation is MTAAPDYDWLYARTRAGRDRGPESARALLDRLGAPDTCFASIRVVGTNGKGSTCAMLEAGLLAAGIRAGRFTSPHLQRYEERVRVKGQELAPTRTAAFIEWAKEHAPDAAFFDLTLALAAQVFAEGGVEVAVMEAGVGGVSDATQALRNVRAVALTNVDLDHVAALGPTLRDIARDKAQAARPGVPLLTTATGEALEVVREVAAGVGAPLCTPQTHPALFALPHPPRLAGAHQQANAALAAATLRTLGHGQGVEAALNAAHPARLERFEVGGKTVLLDGAHNPHAARALAASVPRADVLLFGNLARKDTAATLAPLLAVAPLRVFTAPGDLATPPEDLAGEYGGQAIPRPPEALAHALALTPPGGTLLVTGSLYLAGTVRDLLMSS
- the argB gene encoding acetylglutamate kinase, translated to MIVKYGGNAMKSLELRRAVAGEIAALRAGVSVVVVHGGGPVIERELAARGIASEFRQGLRVTTPEAMDVVEMALCQLNKQLSQDVGLAVGLMGRDSALLVAEVLDPALGRVGRVTGVNAALLRTLLGAGITPVVGCVAVGPDGGALNVNADTAAGAVAGALGDGIVFLTDVAGVYRAYPDPASLAPHLTRAEAEEGIHAGWIAGGMVPKVRAALDALDAGAPFAVIASGMQAGVLAAAVRGEAGTRVTP
- a CDS encoding GNAT family N-acetyltransferase, yielding MTAPALPDVPAEVRTPRLLLRAPRPEDAPALHAAIRASLPELRRWMVWAQNPLDLPGTVENLREAAERFAARENLRYHVWNAEGTELLGSSGYHALDWRVPKGEIGYWIASAHAGQGYATEVARALTDLALRSPEEGGLGLRRIEIRCDRCNERSARIPRALGYTLDATLVNDDVAAHDPTELRDTLVFSLTR
- the purK gene encoding 5-(carboxyamino)imidazole ribonucleotide synthase — its product is MTPSSLIPHPSSLSLGILGGGQLAQMLALAALPLGVKVVVLEPDPQAPARLCAEHLQAGYTDPAGLARLAACDAVTLEFENVPVEALAALEGRVPVRPGGALLARSKHRAREKEALRAAGVQTAPFVPLEHEADLTGALEAVGGRGILKTSQLGYDGKGQARVDSEAQLRAAWDTLGRVPCVLEGLISFEREVSLAVARNAAGAVAFGPLVENTHRQGILRTSVFPAAAPEGTTARAREMARAVAEAWGLEGLLTLEFFQLPGGELLVNEVAPRVHNSGHLTQDGGGLSQFEAQVRAVLGLPLADWAPLHPTAMVNIIGTADGREPDWAGIDALPGTRLHLYHKASRPGRKLGHVNLVAPDRETLRARLARLEALIP
- the purE gene encoding 5-(carboxyamino)imidazole ribonucleotide mutase, with protein sequence MQPVTDGQGTPRVGVVMGSRSDFDTMQGALDVLRELGVPYEVRVLSAHRTPHLLASYAARAERLNLSCIIAGAGGAAHLPGMLAAFTRVPVLGVPVQSRALGGQDSLLSIVQMPAGIPVATFAIGQAGAKNAALFAAALLATTDGAVRERLDAFRQTQTQAVLDDPFFEDHPEAGAE
- a CDS encoding GNAT family N-acetyltransferase, whose product is MNVTPLALHHAPLLHTLYAAAPGYFELLGTRVPSPREVERDVEIALLDPRRRLELLFDAAGELVGSLDCKLDYPEAGDLTINLLLIREDRQSQGLGRQAVRDLEARLPPGTGRILASVLGNNPRGARFWERLGYTFARDARPVMTWYAKPVGTLPVQAGEKTDLGTVSLVRH